The Silvibacterium dinghuense region CTACGATCCGGAGACGACGGCCTGCATGGTGGAAAGCAGCACCGGATGCACGACATATGGACGCCAGCAATTTGCCGGGAACATCATTCCTGCCAACCGCATCAGCTCGGTCGGTCTTGCCTTTATGAAGCTCTTCCCCGCGCCTAACCGTTCCGGTTATACGAATAACTACGTCTTCAACGGCAAGGACCGCTATCGCTATAACATGCCGATCGCGCGCGTCGATTATGACTTTACCGACCGCACAAAGCTCTACGGCATCTTCGCATGGTGGTCGGGCCACGAATACCGCAACAGCAATGGGCTTGTCGGTCCGGCCATCACCGGCGACATCGACAACTATCGCTCCAGCCTGACCCAGGTACTCGATCTAACGCACACCTTCAGTCCCAGGCTGATCGGCGATATCCGCGTTTCTTTCAACCGCTACTACTATGCCGATCCCGATGGCACTGTTTCCGCCGGCCTGAATACTCTCACAGCTGGAGACGTAGGGCTTTCCATGCCGAAGATTCCTACGACGGACAAAGACTACGCGCCAGAACTCTCTCTCGGAGATAACTTCCCGAATATCATCGGCAACCAGGTAAATCCGAATATCTTTGAGACCTACGACGTAGGTCCTTCGCTCACGCATGTACTGGGTAACCACAACCTGCACTATGGCGCCGAGTGGTCGCTCTATCATGATGTGCCTTCCGGCATCGGCCGGCCGAATGGCTACTTCGGATTCGGCACCGACTTCACACAGGAGAATCCTTTCCAGCAGCACGAGGACGGCTCGATCATCGCCAACCTGCTGCTTGGTTATTCTGACTCCGGGGGCGTGGACTATAACATCGCTCCGTATGAGTCCTACCGCTATGTTGCCGGCTATGTTCAGGACGACTGGAAGATAAGCCGGAACCTTACTATCAACGCCGGCATTCGCTGGGACGAAGAGTTTTCTCCCATCGAGCGGCATAACCGCCTGCTGGCCGGCATGTGCCTCACCTGCGTCAACCCTATCTCCAACAGCGTGCCATCACTTGCACCGCTCTATGGGACCGTGCTCTTCGCCAGCAGCAGCCAGCCGGCCTATCCGAATAACACCGCCTACTGGCAGCCGAAGATCGGTCTCTCCTACGGCTTCAGCAGGAATACGGTGCTGCACGCCGGATACACACTGAGCAAAGCCTTCGGCATTGAGCTTGGCGGTGCCTCGGCGTGGAACGAGTCCACCGGATATAACGATTCGCCGGATGGCAATCTGCATCCCGGCACCGGCTTCATCGACGGCAATCCGTTCCCGAACGGTTATGTCACGCCGCCCGGCAACTCGCAGGGCGCGCTGGCGCTGGTCGGAACCGGCTTCGGCATCGACATGCGCGACCGCAAGATCATCCATGTGCATCAGTGGACGCTCGGCATCCAGCAGGCTCTGCCCTTCCAGATGCTCGGCGAAATCGACTACCTGGGAATCCACGGGGACAATCTGCGCGCCTCGAAGCAGCTCAATGCTCTCAGCGCACAGGATTTCGCAGAAGGCCACGCCAACCCGAACTATCTGGATCAGCAAGTTCCCAACCCGTTCTATGGAGTGCTGCCCAGCACGGTCTCACTGGGGCAGAATCCCACCATCCAGGCTCGCTACCTGAAGGTTCCGTATCCGGCCTTTGATGGAAACATCTACGACTACACCTATCCCGGCGGCTACAGCAACTACGACGCTCTGCTGGCCAAGCTCGAGAAGCGCTTTTCCGGCACCGGCGTACTGTCAAAGGGGCTCAGCTTCCTGACCTCCTTCACCTGGTCGCACCTGCTCTCGGCCACAGGCTATCTCAACAACAACGGAGCCGGACTGGCCGATCCGAAGCCCTACTACACCACCGACGGTGGCGACCGGCCATGGGATCTCGCATTCAGCGGACTCTGGGGCCTGCCTGTCGGCCGCGGTGGAGCGTTATTCTCCGACGCGCACGGCATCCTGGGCCAGGTCGTCAACGACTGGCAGATGGAATGGATCTTCCAGAATGACGGCGGCACACCGGTCGGCTTCCCCAATGGCTATAACTATAACTGCGGAAACTACAACATCCTTTCCACGCATAAGAGCTGGAAGAGCTACATCAACAATTCCGATTCTTCCTGCTTCTCAACTTTCGCCGAATACACGGCTGTGACCCAGCTGCCGATTACAACGAAGATTCGTAATCCCTGGGCACAGCAGACGGCGATCGGCTTTGAGAAGAAGTTCCGCATCCGTGAAGGCACAACCCTGCAGTTCAAAGCCGAGGCCTTCAACCTGACGAACACAGCAATCTTCGGCGGTCCGAACACCGGCTCGCCGGATCAGGAGGTCACACGCAATACCAGCGTAGCCAGTGATAACCAGCCGGGCTCATGGTCCGGATACGGCACCATCGGCTCAACCGAACAAAACTTCCCGCGCCAGATTCAGATGTCGTTGAAGCTGCAGTTCTGAATCACCGCAAGAAGAGCGCACAGCGTCCTGCTGCTGCCTGAAACAAGGCAGCAGCAGGACGCTTTTTTATCGATGCTTCCGCAAAGGCCTGGGCTACACAAGAAAAGCTCCGCGCAAAGCAAACGATCATAGCCTAGGGCGTATCCACATAGAGCTGATATGAAACTAAAGAACTTGCCCTTATCGTTGTCATCCCGGCCGGAGCGCAGTGGAGGGACCTGCGTTTTTGTTTAGCCCGCAACACTCCAACTCGCGACCAACGGAAGCGGAGGCCGAAGGCACATTCGCCCTGCGCGCAGCAGAACCGCAGGTTTCTCCACTCCGCAGGACCACAAAACGGTCCTGCTCCGGTCGAAATGACAGCCTTTTACTAGCGCTCTATGGAGATACGGCCTAGGAAGAGGACAAGCTCGTCGGAAGATGAGATTTTGGGATCTGAAGATGGTGGACGCGGTAGGAATCGAACCTACAACCTGTCGATTAAGAGTCGAATGCTCTGCCAGTTGAGCTACGCGTCCAGATTGTGAGAAGCAACGCTTTACAGCGAAGGCTTTCGTTGGCCGGGAATCACTGTCGTGACTCAACCGCCTCTATGAATATAGCACAAAGTTTAGATTGCGCCAGTCGCTCCGTGGAAAACCGGAAAGAAGCCTCTCGCGATGCTGCGATCAGAAACTAAACGCCAATCCGGCTTCGATGGCACGCGACTCCTGCGCAAAATAGAGCAGGCTGCCATCGCTGGTGAGCACCGGCCTGTAGCCCTGTGCCAGCAGGTTGCGCACATCGATCATCGCCTCCATGCCGTTCGGCAGGAGGCACCGGTAGTGCAGCGGCTGGCGAAGGTAGAAGCTGAGATAAGGATCGGCCAGGCTGCGGTTGAAGGAGTCGACCGCGGTGAGCGTATTGCCCGGCTGCCAGCGATAAGAAGCCTGCCACTGCGTCTTGGCTCCCTGCAGCTTGCCGCCAAACGAGGCAGCCACCGTCTCCGCGCGGCCGGGGTGAATTGCGGCAATCGTCTGCTGCAGCGAGGCCGGTGCAGCAGACGACGAGCCCGATGCGGCATCCATCGTCATCGCGTTGCCCATGGCCGCGGCGACGGAGATCCACATGTCCTGCGGCAGCACGTCGCGCAGCTCCGCAACAATGCCGTTGGTGGAATAGCCCTCGCCTGCGATCCGGAGGGTATCCGTGGACGCGTCGTAGAGCAGGTCGTTCTCTTTCCAGTCGGCTTCGCTGACCGTTCCGCCGCCTTCGATCATCGGATGCTCATCGCGATCATGGTAGACAGCCATCGTCCAGCGAACATTGCCGCTCTCGTGACTGAGGGCCAGCTCCTGATGCAGCCCGTGCTCGAGGAGAAGATGCCCATCCGCCTCCCCGACAGCCGGAACCAGCGTGCTCTCGCGGTCCAGTTGCCCGGAGCCTTCGAGTCCGGGAGAGGTGGTAACGCGATAGGCCAGCGAGGTATCCCCGGCCTTCACCTGCACCACCCCAAAGGGATGGCTGGCAACTTCCGTCCCGCCCAGGTGAATGGCCTCAAATTCGCTTCCGCCTTCCAGATGGATGGCAGGGGTAAGATCCAGGCTCTCCGCCGAGCGGAATACCAGCGCCTCGAGGCCCTGTGCATCGGGTCCACCCGCGATCTCCGGACGATCGAGAAAGGCGGCTACGGTCTTCAGAGTGCTTACCGGGGAGAGCTGCTGCTCATATCCAACGACGGTATTCAGCGAGGTATTTCCGGCCTGACTCAGATCGGCGCGGACCAGCAGCTGCTTGGTGTCGTCGGTATTGCGGCGCATCTCGAAGCCGTTGTGTACGCCTCCGTCTCCAAACCCGCTCTCGCCGCCACGCACCGAAACCCGCGCCTTGAGCGCCTGGTTCTGCCCATCGGCCTCCTGCAGCACCACCAGCGGACCGTCGCCGAGGACCCGCAACAACGGGCGATTGGCAGAGAGCCGCAGCGTCCAGGTCCAGTCGTCCTGAGGCTCGTCCACCTGGCGCGGCTGTGCCGGGAGCCATCGGAAGGCCTCGTAGAGGGTGGTCAGCGTAAGGTTGACGACCAGTTTCGAGCTCGGGGCCACATGCAGGTTTTCGCGGAGGGTGGGCAGGAAGAGCGCAGCTGTCGCCTTGACGCCATAGACGCCAGGAATGATCCGGGGCAGAGAGTAGTGGCCCCGGTCATCGGTAAATGTCTGAGAGATCACGCTGAGATCGGGACGGACAAGCTGGACGAGAGTACCGATCTGGGGAGCACCGCCGGCATCGCGCACCACGCCCGAGACCGCGCCATCGCTCAGAGCGCGGGCAGGCAGCTGCAGGGCCGCGCACAGCAGCACGAAGATCGGGACGTAAATGGTCAGCCTTCTCGTCACAGGTTCAACTTTATGGATTGCTCCTGGCCGCCAGCTCCAAAACATACTGCAAACAAACAGGGCGGCTCTGTGGCCGCCTCTGCAGGACTTCCGGGTTAGTCCACGGTAAACGGTGCAGACTGGGCGATCTCCTGGCGGGAGACGCTGTCATTCACCAGCACCTTCACCATGTACTTGCCGGGCTGGAGGCTTGCGAGGGGGAGACTCTTTTCGACCGTCAGCTGGTCGGAATTGGCGCTCATCTTCCTGGAATCCTCCTGCGTATCCAGCAGCGCCTTATTGGACGCAACGTCGATGATTTGGTAAGTAATCGTCGCGCTGTTCTGCTTACTTTTTTCGTCGATGCCCAGGTTGTATACCTGCATCCAGAAGTTCAGCTTCTGGTCGCGGTGGAAGGTCACCGGGTCCATCGGGCCCGCGGACACGCGCGGCCGGATGAAGGTATTGCTGATGATGAAGTTACCGGTGCCGATCTGCTTCGAAGGCACGCGCTCCATCTTGTCGGCCAGGATCAGCGACGAGGCCGAGAGCCTGTCATCGTCATACTTCGGCACCGTGATGCCCTGTGCCCACATGCCGACGTGATCGGGGTTGTTCACATCCTTGATCACGATGTCGACGCGGTAGCGGCCCGGACGCAGCGGAATCGCCTTCCAGTAGAGCTCCGACGTATCGAGCGTCTTGGCAAGCAGCTCTTGCGGCTGCTCAACCTCGACCGGGTCCTCGAAGGTGTAGACGACGTGATCGGTGATCGTCGAGACGCGGCCGAGGATGTTCACCACACCCTTGGAAACGCCTTCTTTCGTCTGGAAGGTGATATCGCGGTTCTTGATCTGCAGAGTGATCGGCACCAGCACCGTATCGTCGGTCACCTTCACATAATCAGTGCGCACTTCGAACGGGAAAACCGGCCCCGTCAGCAGCTTGTGATCCGAGATAAAGGCTTCCAGGTCCTTGAACTTGACCGGCGGGGGAGCCTGCAGCTTGGCATACAGCTCGAGCCGGTCGAATTCCTTGCTCTGCTGCTGCGAGCTCATCGGGCCGGTGCCCAGGTTCTCGAGTCCACCCTTGAAGCGGTCGGCCTGCTTGGCCATGCCCATCTGCTCGTAGAGCGTCGCGCCCGCACCTGGAACGTGCAGCAGGGCGTCCTTCTCCGAGCGGTCGATGGTCATGTGATAGTCGCCGCACATGCAGGTGTCGACGAATTCGATATCGATGTTCTCGCCGATGCCTTCGAGATAGCGGTAGTGCCACACTTCAAAGGGATAGGTCGAAGTTTGGCCGCCGCCTTCTTCCATGGGACGGTCGTACATACCGCCCGAAGGATGCTCGTCCTTGCTGTCTGGCGGACCGAAGGCGATGTAGATATGGCCGCGGTCGGTCTTCCAGCCAGGCTTGCCGGCGGCAAAATGCTCGTTTGCGTAAGCAATACGGCGATAGTGCTCTTCGCGGAACTCGTTCTCGGGCGAATCCGGGTTCGGATTGCGGCGCTGCCAGAAGGCTTCGATGAAGGAGTCACGCTCTTCGTCGTTGCTGAGGCTCTTGAAGGCCTTCAGCTCCTGGTCGGTGATGATCCAGTGGACGTCTTCGTCGACCCACTTCTTATAAATGCCGTGCAGCTCCTGCTTCAGTTCTTTCTGCTGCTTGAACTTTTCCTTATCGGAGAGCTGACGCTTGAGCGGGTCAGGAGTCTGGTCCTGGCTCTGGCTGTCCGCGGACGCCTGGGGGTCGGCCTGCTGGGCTCGAACAGAAGGAAGAAACAGGAACGCACCAATGGCGATCGCAAAAATGGCGGAGGTACGACCCTTAGACATACGCCGTCTGACTGCTCCTCTACAGCTATCCGATTTTACGGGCTTGAAATAAGAGATTCAAGCACCGGAGCCGCTTCCGTCAACCTGCCAGGCAACCCGCCCGGCCTGTGGAAAAGGTGCAAATCCCCAGATGACATCCCGGATTCCACGCTTCGCCCATGCCCAGATGGCTCACAATCCGCGCTGCTATGATGGCTGACGCGGAGTCCTGTCTCTCGCCAGACCGGCTCGAAGATAAGACTCGGGCGGCAGGAAAAGGACAGCGATGCCCTGTGGATATCTGAGACCGTCCGGTTTCGTACATTCCGGCTCTGTGCCATGGAACCGATGCCCGGTCCGTTGCGTATTTCTGCCGAGAGGTGGCGCGTAAGCGTCTGATTACGGGATAAAAGCTTGAAAAAAATCATTCTTAGCGTACTTGCGGTCGTCGTGGTGGCAGGCATTGTGGTGTTGACGATCGTCCGGGCACAGTCCGGCTACACCAAGGTCTATACCGGCAAAGTAGTACGCCAGGACCTGGTCTCGACCGTCAGCGGCACCGGGCAGATCAAGCCTAAAACCTATGTGAACCTGGGTGCCACAGCCTTTGGCCGCATCACCCATCTCTATGTAAAAGAAGGAGATAAGGTTCACAAGGGCGAGGTCGTGGCCTCCATTGAAAATGTTCAGCAGGGAGCGAATGTGGAGGGCCAGAGGGCCGCCATCGCCGCTGCTCAGACCGATATCGCCTCCTACATCGCCGCCGAGAAGACGCAGCAGGCCAATATCGAGCATGCCAAGGCCGATCTTGAGCAAAAGAAGCTCGATTTCGAACGTGCCCAGGCGCTCTATAAGGACGGCATCATGGCGAAACAGGACTTTGATGCCAAGAAGGCCGCCTATGACCTCGACATAGCAACCCTGGCACAGAGCGACGCTGCCCTGGCGCAGGCCAAGGCGCAGACCGACTCTGCCCGCGGCCACCTGACCACACAGGAAGCCACCCTGCGCGCCAATGTCGATCTGCTCGGCAAAACTGTCGCCTCGGCACCTTTCGACGGCATCGTGACCAACCTCCCCGTCCGCGAGGGAGAAACCGTGGTCGAAGGTATCCAGAATGCAGAAGGCTCGACGCTGATGACCCTTGCCGATATGTCGGTCATCACCGCCGAAGTCAAGGTCGACGAAACCGATATCGTGAACGTGGCGCTCGGCCAGGAGGCCGATGTCACCGTGGACGCCCTGCCAGGCAAGGTCTTCAAGGGGCACGTGACGCTGGTCGGCGACCAGGCGCTGCTGCGCTCAACCGGTCAGGCAACCAGCACCTCGACCAGCGGCCAGGAAGAGGCCAAGGACTTCAAGGTGGTCGTCACCCTCGACGTGCCATCCGATGAGCTACGGCCCGGCCTTTCCACCACGGCCAAGATCGTCACCGCGCACAAGCAGAACGTGCTGACAATTCCCATCCAGGCACTCGCGCTCCGAGCTCCGAGCACAGGCAAGACCGGCACAGGCGCCACGGTTCAAGCGGCCAGCGCCGACGGCGCCGCACAGAAGCAGCAGCAGGGCGTCTTCGTCGTACGCAATGATGGCGGCAAGCTCCGCGTCCACTTCGTTCCTGTCTCAACCGGCATCACCGGCACCACGGACATCGAGGTGCTGAGCGGCCTCCAGACCGGCGATGAAATCGTGACCGGCAGCTTCAGCGTGCTGCGCGACCTGAAGGACGACGCCCTCATCAAGCGCGACACCACCCCACAGACCACCACCACCAGCAGCAGCGGGTCAGGCTCATAACCCTTGCTGAGAATGCGCGGGCGAGTAGTCTAAAGAAGCTATGGGGATTGAGGACCAGAGGATGACGACCGGAACGACCAACGAAATAGAAGCGAGGGCCGCCGCGGCCGTAGAGCCGAGCGACGTCATCGTGGTCGACGATATCTGGAAGACCTACGACATGGGCTCCGAGCAGCAGGTGCACGCGCTGCAGGGCGTCTCGCTGCGCATCAAGCACAACGAGTACGTCGCTATCATGGGCCCGTCGGGCTCCGGCAAGTCGACGCTGATGAACCTGATCGGCTGCCTGGACTCACCGAGCAAAGGCCAGTACTGGCTCAACGGTCACCTGGTGAGCGAGCTGAATGACGACGAACTGGCCCGCATCCGTAATAAAGAGATTGGCTTTGTTTTTCAGACCTTCAACCTGCTGGCGCGCGCCTCGGCACTGCAGAATGTGGAACTGCCCCTGATCTATAACGGGACATCCGCGTCGGAACGGCTGGAGCGGGCGGAGAATGCACTGAAGGCCGTAAACCTCGGTGAGCGCATGCACCACAAGCCGAACGAGCTCTCCGGCGGTCAGCGGCAGCGCGTAGCCATTGCGCGCGCCCTCATCAACCGCCCATCGATCATCCTGGCCGACGAGCCCACCGGCAACCTGGACTCGAAGACCGGCGATGAGATCATGGCTCTCTTCGACGAGCTGCATGGGCGCGGCAACACGATTGTGCTCGTCACCCACGAGCCGGATATCGCCGAGTACGCGCATCGCGTCGTGCACATCCGCGACGGCAAGATCTTCTCCGATCAGCCTTCTTCCCGTGTGAAGCGGCCGCAGGAGTGAGTTGTTCGTTGCCAGTTCTCAGTTGTCAGTCCCCCAGTAACTGAGAACTGGCAACTGAGAACCAGCGACCGGCAACGGCCCCACGCTGAAGGGATTCTCCCCTCTGGCCGATATGGCCCGTGAGGGTCACACGCTTGGAGTCTCTGGAGCACGCAGAAGAAATCGCAATGGATGCGGCCGTGACGACTTCCACGGACCATCCGGAGTGGACGCTGGGTTTTCTCAACGGCCGCAGCGCTGTCATGCAACGGCTTTTTTCGCAGATGCGGTCCACGGCCACGCACCTGCGCATTGCCACCCTTGAGGGCGAGAGCGGC contains the following coding sequences:
- a CDS encoding efflux RND transporter periplasmic adaptor subunit; amino-acid sequence: MKKIILSVLAVVVVAGIVVLTIVRAQSGYTKVYTGKVVRQDLVSTVSGTGQIKPKTYVNLGATAFGRITHLYVKEGDKVHKGEVVASIENVQQGANVEGQRAAIAAAQTDIASYIAAEKTQQANIEHAKADLEQKKLDFERAQALYKDGIMAKQDFDAKKAAYDLDIATLAQSDAALAQAKAQTDSARGHLTTQEATLRANVDLLGKTVASAPFDGIVTNLPVREGETVVEGIQNAEGSTLMTLADMSVITAEVKVDETDIVNVALGQEADVTVDALPGKVFKGHVTLVGDQALLRSTGQATSTSTSGQEEAKDFKVVVTLDVPSDELRPGLSTTAKIVTAHKQNVLTIPIQALALRAPSTGKTGTGATVQAASADGAAQKQQQGVFVVRNDGGKLRVHFVPVSTGITGTTDIEVLSGLQTGDEIVTGSFSVLRDLKDDALIKRDTTPQTTTTSSSGSGS
- a CDS encoding TonB-dependent receptor → MRTLASLFAFFFLLSLALVAPYRASAQEYRGTITGLVSDQAGSIIQNASVVASSPEHTYRGKTDAKGEYYIPYVQPGTYQIKVDAPGFKSVAHLGVVVEVSAKVSDNFQLPIGSVSETVTVSENALELSTADASGGTVIDSEKVQNLPLNGRQVYMLMSLTPGVRFTQTQFGPGGYSGTRGWDTSNAYSISGQPGTTNQFLLNGAPISVQGGGPAGTWNISPTIDAVQEFKIMTITFDAQYGRVGGGAVNIILKNGSPHFHGTLYDFWRNSVLDANTFQLNQENEAKPFHNEHQFGGTVGGPFLKHNAFFFFSYEGYRQVLPAGVVTTVPTADLYPGSDGSVDLSSYLTSVGRTGGIYDPETTACMVESSTGCTTYGRQQFAGNIIPANRISSVGLAFMKLFPAPNRSGYTNNYVFNGKDRYRYNMPIARVDYDFTDRTKLYGIFAWWSGHEYRNSNGLVGPAITGDIDNYRSSLTQVLDLTHTFSPRLIGDIRVSFNRYYYADPDGTVSAGLNTLTAGDVGLSMPKIPTTDKDYAPELSLGDNFPNIIGNQVNPNIFETYDVGPSLTHVLGNHNLHYGAEWSLYHDVPSGIGRPNGYFGFGTDFTQENPFQQHEDGSIIANLLLGYSDSGGVDYNIAPYESYRYVAGYVQDDWKISRNLTINAGIRWDEEFSPIERHNRLLAGMCLTCVNPISNSVPSLAPLYGTVLFASSSQPAYPNNTAYWQPKIGLSYGFSRNTVLHAGYTLSKAFGIELGGASAWNESTGYNDSPDGNLHPGTGFIDGNPFPNGYVTPPGNSQGALALVGTGFGIDMRDRKIIHVHQWTLGIQQALPFQMLGEIDYLGIHGDNLRASKQLNALSAQDFAEGHANPNYLDQQVPNPFYGVLPSTVSLGQNPTIQARYLKVPYPAFDGNIYDYTYPGGYSNYDALLAKLEKRFSGTGVLSKGLSFLTSFTWSHLLSATGYLNNNGAGLADPKPYYTTDGGDRPWDLAFSGLWGLPVGRGGALFSDAHGILGQVVNDWQMEWIFQNDGGTPVGFPNGYNYNCGNYNILSTHKSWKSYINNSDSSCFSTFAEYTAVTQLPITTKIRNPWAQQTAIGFEKKFRIREGTTLQFKAEAFNLTNTAIFGGPNTGSPDQEVTRNTSVASDNQPGSWSGYGTIGSTEQNFPRQIQMSLKLQF
- a CDS encoding carboxypeptidase-like regulatory domain-containing protein, with the translated sequence MTRRLTIYVPIFVLLCAALQLPARALSDGAVSGVVRDAGGAPQIGTLVQLVRPDLSVISQTFTDDRGHYSLPRIIPGVYGVKATAALFLPTLRENLHVAPSSKLVVNLTLTTLYEAFRWLPAQPRQVDEPQDDWTWTLRLSANRPLLRVLGDGPLVVLQEADGQNQALKARVSVRGGESGFGDGGVHNGFEMRRNTDDTKQLLVRADLSQAGNTSLNTVVGYEQQLSPVSTLKTVAAFLDRPEIAGGPDAQGLEALVFRSAESLDLTPAIHLEGGSEFEAIHLGGTEVASHPFGVVQVKAGDTSLAYRVTTSPGLEGSGQLDRESTLVPAVGEADGHLLLEHGLHQELALSHESGNVRWTMAVYHDRDEHPMIEGGGTVSEADWKENDLLYDASTDTLRIAGEGYSTNGIVAELRDVLPQDMWISVAAAMGNAMTMDAASGSSSAAPASLQQTIAAIHPGRAETVAASFGGKLQGAKTQWQASYRWQPGNTLTAVDSFNRSLADPYLSFYLRQPLHYRCLLPNGMEAMIDVRNLLAQGYRPVLTSDGSLLYFAQESRAIEAGLAFSF
- a CDS encoding GWxTD domain-containing protein, with the protein product MSKGRTSAIFAIAIGAFLFLPSVRAQQADPQASADSQSQDQTPDPLKRQLSDKEKFKQQKELKQELHGIYKKWVDEDVHWIITDQELKAFKSLSNDEERDSFIEAFWQRRNPNPDSPENEFREEHYRRIAYANEHFAAGKPGWKTDRGHIYIAFGPPDSKDEHPSGGMYDRPMEEGGGQTSTYPFEVWHYRYLEGIGENIDIEFVDTCMCGDYHMTIDRSEKDALLHVPGAGATLYEQMGMAKQADRFKGGLENLGTGPMSSQQQSKEFDRLELYAKLQAPPPVKFKDLEAFISDHKLLTGPVFPFEVRTDYVKVTDDTVLVPITLQIKNRDITFQTKEGVSKGVVNILGRVSTITDHVVYTFEDPVEVEQPQELLAKTLDTSELYWKAIPLRPGRYRVDIVIKDVNNPDHVGMWAQGITVPKYDDDRLSASSLILADKMERVPSKQIGTGNFIISNTFIRPRVSAGPMDPVTFHRDQKLNFWMQVYNLGIDEKSKQNSATITYQIIDVASNKALLDTQEDSRKMSANSDQLTVEKSLPLASLQPGKYMVKVLVNDSVSRQEIAQSAPFTVD
- a CDS encoding ABC transporter ATP-binding protein produces the protein MTTGTTNEIEARAAAAVEPSDVIVVDDIWKTYDMGSEQQVHALQGVSLRIKHNEYVAIMGPSGSGKSTLMNLIGCLDSPSKGQYWLNGHLVSELNDDELARIRNKEIGFVFQTFNLLARASALQNVELPLIYNGTSASERLERAENALKAVNLGERMHHKPNELSGGQRQRVAIARALINRPSIILADEPTGNLDSKTGDEIMALFDELHGRGNTIVLVTHEPDIAEYAHRVVHIRDGKIFSDQPSSRVKRPQE